The sequence GCAGCATGCATCCTTTCTACAATGGCTATAATTAAGTGACGGATACTTTAAACAATGAAGCTAAGAGCTgcaaccgagcgttctgaaaggggcgggtttagcagggttattgaactgctatgatgcttcatccttatggtattttgaccaaagcatgtcactgacatgttcattaggacaccagggaactattttaatgggggaaatagggtgtAATATGTCCACGTTAACTGACACTTGCATTACATCTAGGATGATGTTAACAAGTGCAGCAATGTCTTACACTTGCTGGGAGAGCTCCATCCATCAGCCCCCCAACATGCTACAATACTGTATTTCTCTACAGTTGCAGAGTCCGAGTGCAGACGTGCGAGAGTTTGCATGTGCCAGTATCTCAAGGGTGGTGCAGCAGAGCCAGACCATCCCTGGTTTCCTGCAGAGGGGCACAGTGAGGCGCCTGGGGCCCATGATGCTGGACGGCAGCTTGGCTGTCCGAGAAACGGCCACAGGAGCGCTCAGGTGAGTCAGTAGTGAggctgttgctgttttgaatTACAATTCTAAaatcatatataaaaaaaaatatatacaacaacaCATGATGTTTGTACTCGTGTCGTGTATTGATTACCTGGGTTTTACTGTTATTGTCTCATGATGTTCAGTTGTTTATATGTTTGCTCGTGTGAAAAAAGCAGATgacatttgtgcatgtgtattgCCTGTtaggtgtttttaaatgtttacctCTTAAACACATTATCTCTGATAGCGAGTCTCCTCCGACTGAATGACGAGTATGTCTCCCTGACAGGAACCTGAGTACATGTGGTGGTCAGGAGGTGTGTGAGGACATGGTCAAAGACGACGTCATGACTCCTCTGACAGCGCTGCTTAGAGAGGTGAGAATTCACCACTGCACGTCCCTCACTCTATGTGTTTAGGCACTTGTGTGAcccttttaattaaaataaataaataaaatatacttaatTCTTGACACTATTGTTTTCTCTTCAGTGCTGTGCTGGTTTTGAGAGTGCTGTTGTGCAGATGAAAGACCAGAAGAATCCAGTGGAGGAGGTAGCTAATGAAGCAGTGAACTTACTCTGGAATCTATGGTAAGACTCAAGcttgtgttttgatgttttatttcattaggTTTCTTTTTGCTGAGCGAGTACTTTACACCCATACCACTCACTAGTACGATGCTGTTGTGCCACTTTTCATAGCCAGTCCAGAAAACCACAAGTCCACCTTTTGTGTTTCGGTTCTTGCAAATGTTACCTTATAATAATTGACCCAAAGCTGCTTCAGCTTCATAGCTTTTCTTACATCCTCgtcattttctgtattttcctgTTCAGTGAAAGCAGCAGCCAGGCATTGTCCGTGTTCAACAAGGCGGGTCTTCTGGACCTGGTCGTCCAGTGTCTGGAGAGACATCCACACAATGTGGAACTGGCCATATCTGCCGGTAAGATAAATTAAAGTCGTTTTCACACCTGATAGTCCGCCAGACTTGGTACGATTCGGGACTCGGTTCAATTGGGGATGGAAGCATTCAGTCGGTCTGAGTTTGCTTTCATACTTTTACACTTAAGTacgaaccttttgaataacgtattcccctcctcgcttGATTGGCACTGCTGTTTGGACCTGTTACCATAAAATAGTTTGCCTTCAAACAGTTTTGATATTTAGATGTTTCTGCTAAACTCAAAACACTTTGCATGACCAAAATAAACTACTGCTTCAGTCTCTTTATGGCTTGGTTTTTAATGCATTCTACATATGTGGTGAGAGACTTTACACATTCCATTGTTCATACTTGCATGCTCCAGTACAGTACTGCCAATTTCTAACCTGGAAATCTGTATTTTCTGGTTGTATTGcatattgttttgttctttgagCATATGAATAATACATTTGCGGGCACTGGTGGACCTGCACGTCTAAAATCTAGCAGGTTTACAAAGTTACTGTCTTCTCCGTTGAATCTTTTGTCCAAAACAAGAGTGCACTGCCAACAAGGGCTAGGGTTGAGGATGTCTGACTATCAGTTTGAAGATTTGAAGAAGGTTCTTTTTGTAAACAGTCCCACCTGTGTGTATTTTGCTTATTAAATATTGTTAATTTCAATCATGTATCCATTGCTGAAATGAAAGCTGTATCGACTGATTCAGAAGATATTAACATCCAAATTGCAGGAAAAATGTGTGCAAATGCCTTTAAAGGTTGTGATACACATAGCAGACAGCTTTGTAATGGTAACAAAAACACTATGGAAAATAGTCAAAATAGTCTTTGTCTTCCGCCAGGCCACTGTTTGCACACTGTGACTGAGGACAACCCAGAGCTGCTGTGCAGCATCAACAGCACTGTGCTCGGCGCCCTGGAGACCCTGCTGCTGTCATCTCAACCCAGCATGGCACACACTCTGCTCAGGACTCTGGCTGCAGGTACAATTTGTCTCCTTGTCGtctctttgttttaaattgttcaaAAGTGTAACATTTAATGTGAGTCATGTTTGGACAGAAATTGTATACAAGTGTGAAGAACCAACACCGCAGTTGATAAATTGAGTGTGATGTTTAttaatacacaaaaataaaatcataccTCGGCCTGTTGCGTCACTCAGGGACCCTGTGGAACTTGAAGGGTAATCTGCCTGCTGCTCGTCAGGCCCAGGCTCTTAACGCTGTGGTGGCCACCTTGTCCCAATGCCTGGGTCTTGACACCTGCACGCTCATCCTTGAACTGAGGCAAGCGGAAGAGGTTCGTCACACAAACGAGCCGGCTACGGCAGACAGGGATGAACAAGCTACTGGGGAACTCGCTGTGGAGGAGATgaacgaggaggaagaggaggaggaggcacctCAACAGAGGAATGGGAAAGCAGGAAAGGGTGATAAAGATTTCTCCGACCTCCTGCCTGTAAGTGGTACTGATAGTTCTCTGCTGTACGTGCATTGCTGGTCCTTGTTGTGCGTACAGTGAGCGTGTACACTAAACCTAGTGCTGTAAAGTCTCCTTTTcgtctttaaaatgtcttaaaagaaaagaaattgacTCGCAttgcttcttgttttttttgtccagaggTGCAGGGAGGAGCTGAGGGAGGCTACGGCCTTGTTGACAGCCCAGCAGACGTCCTTAGAGATCATCGTCAACATGTGCTGCTCTGACGGTGAGTGTTGTGGACGCGTACAGCAGCACTGGCCCCAGGGCTACTGCCTATGTGTTTATCAGAAATGAATCTCATCATTTCTTTGTGCCTGTTAAGACCCATCTGATGACGAGTGGGAGGAGG is a genomic window of Solea senegalensis isolate Sse05_10M linkage group LG7, IFAPA_SoseM_1, whole genome shotgun sequence containing:
- the heatr3 gene encoding HEAT repeat-containing protein 3 isoform X1 → MGKSRTTKFKRPKFDAVGLTVNAMKEVDDVEEEHGDDDSPAAELLEKLQSPSADVREFACASISRVVQQSQTIPGFLQRGTVRRLGPMMLDGSLAVRETATGALRNLSTCGGQEVCEDMVKDDVMTPLTALLRECCAGFESAVVQMKDQKNPVEEVANEAVNLLWNLCESSSQALSVFNKAGLLDLVVQCLERHPHNVELAISAGHCLHTVTEDNPELLCSINSTVLGALETLLLSSQPSMAHTLLRTLAAGTLWNLKGNLPAARQAQALNAVVATLSQCLGLDTCTLILELRQAEEVRHTNEPATADRDEQATGELAVEEMNEEEEEEEAPQQRNGKAGKGDKDFSDLLPRCREELREATALLTAQQTSLEIIVNMCCSDDPSDDEWEEESSSDESDVCPDGLHDGESSLMSPLCLSAEVHGALINHSVPEKILKKTEFPTKEATDVCHQSASWRGLIKKMRRVQSRALTCLHSLLSTMDAESLGGPAALQGAAQHLSTLVFGAAEISKDEEFLEAVISAMRSLLQMIVSKNIPQCMTPQQLMSLSEAATRCDVVSVRVNAVAILGITGSTLAKEKGTAETLQMIGNALLQVATRDTDLVVNGEALDALFDVFADGDEAETAAANIQLLPALKALQPVFKAKIRKEGRGKYSPQQLCVLDNIKVNLRRFIGYLEKVVKK
- the heatr3 gene encoding HEAT repeat-containing protein 3 isoform X2 translates to MMLDGSLAVRETATGALRNLSTCGGQEVCEDMVKDDVMTPLTALLRECCAGFESAVVQMKDQKNPVEEVANEAVNLLWNLCESSSQALSVFNKAGLLDLVVQCLERHPHNVELAISAGHCLHTVTEDNPELLCSINSTVLGALETLLLSSQPSMAHTLLRTLAAGTLWNLKGNLPAARQAQALNAVVATLSQCLGLDTCTLILELRQAEEVRHTNEPATADRDEQATGELAVEEMNEEEEEEEAPQQRNGKAGKGDKDFSDLLPRCREELREATALLTAQQTSLEIIVNMCCSDDPSDDEWEEESSSDESDVCPDGLHDGESSLMSPLCLSAEVHGALINHSVPEKILKKTEFPTKEATDVCHQSASWRGLIKKMRRVQSRALTCLHSLLSTMDAESLGGPAALQGAAQHLSTLVFGAAEISKDEEFLEAVISAMRSLLQMIVSKNIPQCMTPQQLMSLSEAATRCDVVSVRVNAVAILGITGSTLAKEKGTAETLQMIGNALLQVATRDTDLVVNGEALDALFDVFADGDEAETAAANIQLLPALKALQPVFKAKIRKEGRGKYSPQQLCVLDNIKVNLRRFIGYLEKVVKK